In Candidatus Binataceae bacterium, a genomic segment contains:
- the murB gene encoding UDP-N-acetylmuramate dehydrogenase: protein MSGLEQNLRARFGDRLRIGAPLSEWTSFRIGGPADLFLVVESEDELSAAKAAAWSANAPCFCLGAGTNLLISDRGMRGLVVHLGEGLRRIVIEGNRIYAGAAAQFGTLVKGAVEMGLEGLEFGEGIPGTVGGGLVMNAGAFGGEIARVVTLVHGVTEAGELRALTKDEVKFAYRRTELPQNFVITRVDFELQPGNREHLRARVADLHARREARQPRNVPNAGSIFKNPPGTFAGKLLEGAGLKGTRVGDAAFSDKHANFIVNLGEARAAEVRALIEMARNKVKEQSGVWLEPEVKLVGDW, encoded by the coding sequence ATGAGCGGGCTTGAGCAAAACCTGCGCGCGCGCTTCGGCGACCGCCTCAGGATCGGCGCGCCGCTCAGCGAGTGGACGTCGTTTCGCATCGGCGGCCCCGCCGACCTGTTCCTCGTTGTCGAGAGCGAGGACGAGTTGAGCGCCGCGAAAGCCGCGGCCTGGAGCGCCAATGCGCCCTGCTTTTGCCTCGGCGCGGGAACGAATCTGCTTATCAGCGATCGCGGGATGCGCGGGCTCGTCGTTCATCTCGGCGAGGGTCTCAGAAGGATCGTTATCGAGGGCAATCGAATTTACGCGGGTGCCGCGGCGCAGTTCGGCACGCTGGTGAAGGGCGCGGTCGAGATGGGCCTTGAAGGGCTCGAGTTCGGCGAGGGAATCCCGGGCACGGTCGGCGGCGGCCTGGTCATGAATGCGGGTGCGTTCGGCGGCGAGATCGCGCGGGTCGTGACTCTCGTGCATGGCGTGACCGAAGCGGGCGAGCTGCGGGCGCTGACGAAGGACGAAGTGAAGTTCGCCTATCGGCGCACCGAGCTGCCGCAGAACTTCGTGATTACGCGTGTCGACTTCGAGTTGCAGCCGGGCAATCGCGAGCATCTGCGCGCGCGCGTTGCCGATCTGCATGCCAGGCGCGAAGCGCGCCAGCCGCGCAACGTTCCCAATGCGGGCTCGATTTTCAAGAATCCGCCGGGGACGTTTGCGGGCAAATTGCTCGAAGGCGCGGGACTCAAGGGCACGCGCGTCGGCGACGCGGCGTTCTCGGACAAGCACGCCAATTTCATCGTCAATCTTGGAGAGGCGCGGGCCGCTGAGGTGCGGGCGCTGATCGAGATGGCGAGGAACAAAGTTAAGGAACAGAGCGGCGTCTGGCTCGAGCCAGAGGTCAAGCTCGTCGGCGACTGGTAG
- a CDS encoding cell division protein FtsQ/DivIB encodes MARRSGEKTGWHPRTAGMVICAFFAMGAMAGFSTAGHAIIMRANDSLAGLTGSIADTLGPARASLEGGSTSVAGWLDRSTFFKDAIQQVTHRVTVPEMDQSGPPIAIVKRGDDFYSLTDNGALRGPIALREQGDLPIVSGVADDATGNDLLEDAAVLVRAETTLAQLISEMRVNNDGTATLCLERARTELTIDLNDVPHELDRAQQVMKRLDGQQQLVAALDLTTPGEAVVRLRGATVGVKKATPKVTASLSRTRPKVRRQ; translated from the coding sequence GTGGCGAGGCGGAGTGGAGAAAAGACCGGATGGCATCCGCGCACGGCGGGGATGGTGATTTGCGCCTTCTTCGCGATGGGTGCGATGGCCGGCTTCAGCACGGCGGGGCACGCGATCATCATGCGCGCCAACGATTCGCTTGCAGGCCTCACCGGCTCGATCGCCGACACGCTTGGACCCGCACGCGCTTCGCTCGAGGGCGGTTCCACTTCGGTTGCCGGATGGCTCGATCGTTCGACGTTCTTCAAAGACGCGATCCAGCAGGTGACGCATCGCGTGACCGTGCCTGAAATGGACCAGAGTGGCCCGCCTATCGCGATCGTAAAACGCGGCGACGATTTTTATTCGCTCACCGACAACGGCGCGCTGCGCGGACCGATTGCGCTGCGCGAGCAAGGCGATCTGCCGATCGTGAGCGGCGTCGCTGACGATGCCACCGGCAACGATCTGCTCGAGGATGCCGCCGTGCTGGTGCGCGCCGAGACCACGCTCGCGCAGCTTATATCCGAGATGCGCGTGAACAACGACGGCACGGCGACGCTGTGTCTGGAACGCGCGCGCACCGAGCTCACGATCGATCTCAACGACGTTCCACACGAGCTCGATCGCGCGCAGCAGGTGATGAAGCGCCTTGACGGTCAGCAGCAACTGGTCGCGGCGCTCGATCTGACGACGCCAGGCGAAGCGGTGGTGCGGCTGCGCGGCGCGACCGTCGGAGTGAAAAAGGCGACCCCGAAAGTGACTGCGAGTTTATCGCGGACGCGTCCGAAAGTGAGGAGGCAGTAG